In Achromobacter spanius, the following proteins share a genomic window:
- a CDS encoding DUF6094 domain-containing protein: MALIFPRLAQNFVRNGYFPTDEETLTRVSSALELLEPDAGARLYDPCCGEGAALHWIASTVDTLHGSPTTETYGVEFDKGRAWHAKNLLRTALHADIHDAFVSARSMGLLFLNPPYGAVVADKGHTGDRHYDRLEKVFYQASVPALAFGGVLVLIVPHYVMDKQFATMISRNFEGIQAFLAPEQEFRQLVVLGVKRRSEAPDPEVVKRLSTIGQGELPPELPKEWRTAPYLIPNVAGELAFFSTKIDPEQLHDELQRVETATLWPQFGRIFNTGQVAHRRPLCNLSDWHLALALAAGQISGVVEGDDGTKLLIRGDTIKVKDQEVQLEEASNGDVRTTIVMRDKFVPTIVGINFTPGPDLGQLVNIR; the protein is encoded by the coding sequence ATGGCACTTATCTTCCCCAGGCTAGCTCAGAACTTCGTTCGAAACGGCTATTTCCCAACGGACGAAGAAACACTTACGCGGGTTTCATCAGCACTTGAACTTTTGGAGCCCGATGCCGGCGCCAGACTATATGACCCCTGCTGCGGTGAAGGCGCAGCACTTCACTGGATTGCGTCGACTGTAGACACGCTTCATGGGTCGCCAACTACGGAGACGTATGGCGTCGAATTCGACAAGGGTCGTGCCTGGCACGCGAAGAATCTTTTGCGCACCGCACTGCACGCGGATATACACGACGCATTCGTATCTGCTCGATCGATGGGACTTCTGTTTCTGAATCCTCCCTACGGCGCCGTGGTGGCCGACAAGGGCCACACCGGTGATAGGCATTATGACCGCCTAGAGAAAGTCTTCTATCAGGCCTCCGTTCCGGCGCTAGCGTTTGGCGGTGTGCTGGTCTTGATAGTCCCGCACTACGTCATGGACAAGCAGTTCGCGACGATGATCTCCCGTAACTTCGAGGGCATACAAGCCTTCCTTGCGCCAGAGCAGGAATTTCGCCAGCTTGTCGTGCTAGGAGTCAAAAGGCGTTCTGAGGCACCAGATCCGGAAGTGGTTAAGCGGCTCAGCACGATTGGTCAGGGCGAGCTGCCGCCAGAGCTTCCCAAGGAATGGAGAACTGCGCCCTACCTGATCCCAAACGTTGCTGGCGAGCTTGCTTTTTTCTCCACGAAGATCGACCCAGAGCAGCTGCACGACGAGCTTCAACGTGTTGAAACTGCGACCTTGTGGCCGCAGTTTGGCCGTATCTTCAATACTGGCCAAGTCGCACACAGGCGACCTCTATGCAACCTCTCTGACTGGCATTTGGCGCTCGCGCTGGCGGCCGGCCAGATAAGCGGTGTTGTTGAAGGAGACGACGGCACAAAGCTATTGATCCGCGGCGACACCATCAAGGTCAAGGACCAAGAGGTGCAGCTTGAGGAGGCCAGTAACGGCGATGTGCGAACCACGATAGTGATGCGCGACAAGTTCGTTCCCACGATCGTTGGAATCAACTTCACACCGGGTCCGGATTTGGGCCAGCTCGTCAATATCCGTTGA
- a CDS encoding glycosyltransferase family 2 protein: MATIPSNPATAVVGTEDDVQISVVVPFLNEQEVLPICHARLEPILRKLALPYEIVFVDDGSTDESVPLLTALMRRNPRVRVVRLSRNFGKEAAMSAGLAHTRGAAVIMLDADLQDPPELIPEMVQAWQEGVDVVSMRRRKREGEGIAKRLSAFAFYRILSRLSRSRIPADTGDFRLMSRRTVNALLQLPERCRYMKGMYAWIGFPTKVIDYDRANRAAGKTKWNYFALFGLALEGITSFSTAPLRWATGVGAIVALAGGSFGLWIIFKTIVFGHDVPGYPSLTAMITLLSGIQLLTIGLLGEYVGKGYMETKQRPIYIVRDVLDQNAGTPFSPAKVKTEKCS, encoded by the coding sequence ATGGCCACGATCCCGTCGAATCCTGCTACGGCAGTTGTTGGAACGGAGGACGACGTCCAGATCTCCGTTGTCGTCCCGTTCTTGAACGAGCAGGAAGTCTTGCCGATCTGTCATGCAAGGCTCGAGCCAATCCTGAGAAAGCTTGCGCTGCCTTATGAGATTGTATTTGTTGACGACGGAAGCACCGATGAAAGCGTACCCCTACTTACGGCGTTAATGCGTCGAAACCCCAGGGTTCGCGTGGTGCGGCTAAGCCGGAACTTCGGGAAAGAGGCGGCCATGAGCGCCGGTCTCGCGCACACTCGGGGCGCGGCGGTGATCATGTTGGACGCTGACTTGCAGGACCCCCCAGAGTTGATCCCAGAGATGGTCCAGGCGTGGCAAGAAGGGGTCGATGTGGTTTCGATGCGCAGGCGAAAGCGTGAGGGAGAAGGGATAGCAAAGCGGCTTTCCGCATTCGCCTTCTATCGGATTCTCAGCCGCCTAAGTCGGTCCCGCATCCCCGCAGACACTGGGGACTTTCGGCTAATGAGCCGTCGAACGGTGAATGCGCTACTTCAATTGCCAGAGCGATGCCGCTATATGAAGGGCATGTACGCCTGGATTGGTTTCCCGACCAAGGTTATAGATTATGACCGCGCTAATCGGGCTGCGGGAAAAACCAAGTGGAACTACTTCGCTTTGTTTGGGCTCGCGCTTGAGGGCATCACCTCCTTCTCCACGGCCCCATTGCGATGGGCAACCGGTGTTGGCGCAATCGTAGCGTTAGCGGGCGGCTCGTTCGGCCTTTGGATAATTTTCAAGACTATTGTTTTCGGTCATGACGTGCCGGGCTACCCGTCTCTAACAGCGATGATTACGCTCCTAAGCGGAATTCAGCTTTTAACAATCGGTCTGCTGGGCGAGTATGTAGGCAAGGGTTATATGGAGACGAAACAACGCCCGATATACATAGTACGGGACGTGCTGGATCAGAATGCCGGAACTCCTTTTAGCCCAGCGAAGGTTAAGACCGAAAAATGCAGTTGA
- a CDS encoding glycine zipper domain-containing protein: MSSTLSVAALSIAFGICVGSLIWGAFALGSRLTVAARARVDSIVISSKKTRRTAVVTTVVVAGLLAGCANQSASGGVYSYQQAQQVQQVQSGTVLSARPITIQASYNSGAGMAAGSTLGSLAGSFIGNHKGSYVAAALGALIGGIAGNSVERKASQAAGIEVVVRLDSGQMQAVAQEADVPLKPGQRVNVLSGAGATRVVPI; this comes from the coding sequence ATGAGTTCAACCCTCAGCGTTGCAGCCCTTTCCATCGCTTTTGGCATTTGCGTTGGCTCGCTTATCTGGGGCGCATTTGCGCTCGGCTCAAGGCTCACTGTTGCTGCCCGCGCTCGCGTGGACAGCATAGTGATCAGCTCGAAAAAAACACGCCGCACGGCCGTCGTTACTACGGTAGTGGTGGCCGGCCTACTCGCCGGATGTGCGAACCAAAGCGCATCAGGTGGCGTGTACAGCTACCAGCAAGCCCAGCAGGTGCAGCAGGTCCAATCGGGGACGGTCCTTTCGGCACGACCTATCACCATACAGGCCAGCTACAACTCTGGTGCAGGCATGGCTGCGGGCTCCACACTCGGTAGCTTGGCAGGCAGCTTCATTGGAAACCATAAGGGGTCCTATGTCGCAGCGGCCCTGGGCGCTTTGATTGGCGGAATTGCAGGTAATTCCGTCGAGCGCAAGGCATCTCAAGCCGCAGGTATCGAAGTCGTAGTGAGGCTCGATAGCGGCCAGATGCAGGCGGTCGCGCAAGAGGCGGACGTTCCGTTAAAGCCCGGTCAACGGGTAAATGTTCTGAGCGGTGCCGGCGCGACACGCGTCGTCCCGATTTAA
- a CDS encoding SNF2-related protein: MNATFHEEAAALNEAEPDQTRRIPLSDFISKFGSGLLQAVRKQNPPIFDDLERADWDVIIDSLLRTPFPAQRRVVHAITTLLTQHSPAGIINAEMGTGKTLMGILVATLLHHAGLPRTLVLAPPHLVYKWRREIRATVPGAQVWILNGPDTLRKLLQLRTMRDRPTSPQFFILGRVRMRMGFDWRPAFATRPVLFDSELGRVCRSAACCPRCGQFVCNEDGVPLTPALATSALNERRGACNCGERLWTLIPKRATPTTYRDMVKKALVQMPTVGPRTADNLLTRFGEDMLGDMLQDNVYEFINLMDEEGDLVFSDRQAKRMERALAYTEVSFGQGGFQPTEFIKRYLPQGYFGLLIADEGHEYKNEGSAQGQAMGVLARKCSKALALTGTLMGGYADDLYHLLYRLHPRMMIEDGFNFNSKGSMASATMAFMREHGVLIDIHKESNSGSHRTAKGDKKTVSTVKGPGFGPKGIMRYVVPYTAFLKLSQLGQDVLPPYRESMVEVAMSPDMESAYQYLERTLVEELRRALRAGDKSLMGVVLNALLAWPECCFRPETVRHPHTKSVLVNLPALYGNQEMTPKEGALVERVKREAAHGRRTLVYTTYTGTRDTSARLKALLDQAGLRSAVLRSSVSAEKREDWVMEQVDRGIDALVCNPELVKTGLDMLEFPTILFMQTGYNVYTLQQAARRSWRIGQTRDVDVDFLGYQGSAQMRCLQLMALKIAVSQSTSGDMPDSGLDILNQGGDSIEVALAKQLVS, translated from the coding sequence ATGAATGCAACCTTCCATGAAGAAGCCGCCGCCTTGAACGAGGCTGAACCGGATCAAACTCGTCGGATTCCGCTATCGGACTTTATTAGCAAATTCGGGTCTGGCCTGCTGCAAGCTGTACGCAAACAAAATCCTCCCATCTTTGATGACCTTGAGCGTGCCGACTGGGATGTCATCATCGACTCCTTGTTGAGGACACCTTTTCCTGCACAGCGTCGTGTCGTTCACGCGATCACCACCTTGTTGACCCAGCATTCGCCTGCTGGAATTATCAATGCGGAGATGGGGACGGGAAAGACCCTTATGGGCATTCTCGTAGCCACACTTCTCCATCACGCTGGTCTCCCTAGAACGCTCGTGCTCGCACCGCCTCATTTGGTTTACAAATGGCGACGGGAAATCCGGGCAACTGTGCCCGGTGCGCAAGTTTGGATCCTCAACGGTCCGGACACCCTTCGAAAGCTCCTTCAATTGCGGACAATGCGCGACCGGCCGACTTCGCCTCAGTTCTTCATCTTGGGGCGTGTCCGGATGCGTATGGGGTTCGATTGGCGTCCTGCGTTTGCAACACGGCCGGTACTGTTCGATTCCGAATTGGGACGGGTTTGCAGAAGCGCCGCTTGCTGCCCGCGCTGCGGTCAGTTTGTGTGCAATGAAGATGGCGTGCCGCTTACCCCTGCGCTCGCGACTTCGGCCTTAAACGAACGTCGTGGAGCGTGCAATTGTGGCGAGCGGCTTTGGACCTTGATCCCAAAGCGCGCAACCCCGACGACCTATCGCGATATGGTCAAGAAGGCGCTCGTTCAAATGCCAACGGTGGGTCCCCGCACTGCGGACAATCTCCTGACTCGCTTTGGCGAGGACATGCTTGGTGACATGCTGCAGGACAACGTCTACGAGTTCATCAATCTGATGGATGAAGAAGGTGACTTGGTGTTCTCGGACCGCCAGGCTAAACGCATGGAACGGGCACTTGCCTATACGGAGGTATCTTTTGGACAAGGGGGGTTTCAGCCCACTGAGTTCATCAAACGCTATCTGCCCCAGGGGTACTTCGGGTTGCTTATCGCAGACGAAGGCCATGAGTACAAGAACGAAGGCTCAGCTCAAGGCCAGGCAATGGGGGTGTTGGCACGCAAGTGCTCAAAGGCACTCGCACTGACTGGTACGTTGATGGGTGGCTATGCCGACGATCTCTACCACCTTCTTTATCGCCTGCATCCGCGGATGATGATTGAGGACGGGTTCAACTTCAATTCCAAGGGCTCAATGGCCTCGGCCACAATGGCCTTCATGCGCGAGCACGGCGTCCTGATCGACATCCATAAGGAATCCAATTCCGGATCCCATCGGACGGCGAAGGGGGACAAGAAGACAGTTTCGACCGTGAAAGGACCGGGTTTTGGTCCGAAGGGAATCATGCGATATGTGGTCCCCTACACGGCGTTCTTGAAACTGTCGCAACTGGGGCAAGATGTCCTTCCACCTTATCGCGAGAGCATGGTGGAGGTCGCTATGTCACCGGACATGGAGTCTGCCTATCAGTACCTTGAGCGTACTTTGGTTGAGGAACTTCGTCGCGCGCTTCGCGCCGGCGACAAGTCTCTCATGGGGGTTGTTCTAAACGCCCTTCTGGCATGGCCGGAATGTTGTTTTCGGCCGGAGACTGTGCGGCACCCGCATACCAAGTCGGTGCTGGTGAACTTGCCGGCTCTATACGGAAACCAGGAGATGACGCCCAAAGAAGGCGCGCTAGTGGAACGTGTAAAGCGGGAGGCCGCGCATGGTCGGCGCACGCTGGTCTACACCACGTATACCGGCACGCGCGACACTTCGGCCAGGCTAAAGGCTTTGCTTGACCAGGCTGGCTTGCGCAGTGCCGTGCTTCGTTCCAGCGTGTCCGCCGAAAAGCGGGAGGACTGGGTGATGGAGCAGGTGGATCGCGGCATTGATGCGCTTGTTTGCAATCCCGAGCTGGTGAAGACTGGTCTGGATATGCTGGAGTTCCCGACCATCTTGTTTATGCAGACTGGCTACAACGTCTACACGCTGCAGCAAGCTGCAAGGCGTAGTTGGCGGATCGGGCAAACGCGCGACGTTGACGTTGATTTTCTTGGCTATCAGGGGTCGGCACAAATGCGCTGCCTTCAACTCATGGCACTGAAGATTGCAGTATCGCAGTCCACGTCTGGCGACATGCCTGATTCCGGTCTCGACATTCTCAACCAGGGAGGCGACAGCATTGAAGTCGCTCTTGCGAAGCAGTTGGTAAGCTGA
- a CDS encoding DUF3275 family protein gives MIKISGTLEVKTIRGGNGDFNVGELQTAIGEFKIKDKILEQFQSGTYPGEFLISKIYPHSYTWYGKITIEIRAALAEVMLESDEPDNAEMPTQASEPDPADEERTSPPVTAQSEADTMPAPVSVSLPAPATIEAIAPDEPVASIGDIEDSELQEIFGAELSELIRARQPVKLDPSVDRALFRSQRDWLGKRLDYSFRAASQMWHSK, from the coding sequence ATGATTAAGATTTCCGGCACGCTGGAGGTCAAGACGATTCGAGGCGGCAATGGCGACTTCAACGTCGGCGAGCTGCAAACAGCGATCGGTGAGTTCAAGATCAAAGACAAGATCCTGGAGCAGTTCCAATCCGGCACCTATCCAGGTGAATTCTTGATCTCAAAAATCTATCCGCACTCCTACACGTGGTACGGAAAGATCACGATTGAGATACGGGCTGCGCTGGCCGAAGTCATGCTTGAAAGCGATGAACCAGACAACGCCGAAATGCCGACTCAAGCTAGCGAGCCTGATCCAGCCGACGAGGAACGTACGTCCCCGCCTGTCACGGCTCAATCAGAAGCAGACACCATGCCTGCGCCGGTGTCTGTATCTCTGCCAGCGCCGGCCACTATTGAAGCGATCGCACCCGACGAGCCCGTGGCCTCGATTGGCGATATTGAAGACAGCGAGCTGCAGGAAATCTTCGGCGCAGAGCTCAGCGAGCTAATCAGAGCCCGTCAGCCAGTGAAGCTTGATCCTTCTGTCGACCGCGCGCTATTTCGGTCTCAGCGGGACTGGCTCGGTAAGCGGCTCGACTACAGCTTCCGTGCGGCCTCTCAAATGTGGCATTCCAAGTAG
- the pilM gene encoding type IV pilus biogenesis protein PilM has product MGLLMLPLFALLTLLAAWASSSDQTMVDVLLHQEASSAGGSLRIYANAVAQFSRVNPAFSGPAPNSSLDLPTWFKPQAGTANHIDAGRAYVFFVPGDAQPDLYLMFPEEETGLPYLVGIARSGHLYSPSAGAAVAVLPGAIPEGAVVYVL; this is encoded by the coding sequence ATGGGCCTGCTTATGCTTCCCCTATTCGCCCTGCTGACGCTCTTAGCGGCTTGGGCGTCAAGTTCCGACCAAACCATGGTCGATGTGCTGCTTCACCAGGAGGCGAGCTCCGCGGGCGGAAGCTTGCGGATCTATGCGAATGCAGTCGCGCAGTTTTCCCGTGTAAACCCCGCCTTTTCCGGGCCTGCGCCCAACAGCTCGCTTGATCTACCGACCTGGTTCAAGCCGCAGGCCGGGACTGCCAATCACATCGACGCCGGCAGGGCATATGTCTTCTTCGTTCCCGGCGATGCCCAGCCCGACCTGTATCTGATGTTCCCAGAAGAGGAGACGGGGCTGCCCTACCTGGTGGGCATAGCCCGAAGCGGCCACCTCTACTCGCCATCGGCAGGGGCGGCAGTAGCTGTGCTGCCTGGTGCTATCCCGGAAGGTGCGGTGGTGTACGTCCTCTGA
- a CDS encoding glycosyltransferase family 4 protein, protein MIPRLKILHVSLNPGFGGRELRILNEMLAMRERGHQLQIVCPTRSELGHQAKIRGFTTHDIETGGVLNSVSAPLKIGALLRSGAFDVVNTHSVRDQLRTRLFAPFARTRLVVRTHHRECRQRLPQVYEGASEYVITVSEYLRRQYLDRGISARRVRTVPTGLDVRSASENACAGRRLGVCESAIVVGSVADHPDVQSLYHLVDALVPLMEANKLVHLVLVGFDEHLRTQLNVRALNAGLENRFHFSDRPPHVAQRLFAFDIYATTPEGRVPGSTFVEASASGIPVVATAVGCIPEVIENGVSGYVVKPADRLILRSVLGKLIADSALRKCLANAARQNFQSLGRFAPARMAEELEGAYLEWLHTQEKEVGACRWYRV, encoded by the coding sequence ATGATTCCGCGCCTGAAGATCCTGCACGTAAGTTTGAATCCCGGCTTTGGTGGCAGGGAGCTGCGAATTTTGAATGAAATGCTGGCTATGCGTGAGCGTGGACACCAACTGCAAATCGTTTGCCCCACAAGATCCGAGTTAGGGCATCAAGCGAAAATTAGGGGCTTCACTACGCATGATATTGAGACGGGCGGGGTGCTTAATTCAGTTTCAGCACCGTTGAAAATCGGAGCGTTGCTTCGCTCTGGCGCATTTGACGTTGTGAACACTCATTCTGTCAGGGACCAGCTGCGAACTCGACTTTTTGCTCCGTTTGCAAGAACGCGTCTAGTCGTAAGAACTCATCACCGAGAGTGCCGGCAGCGGCTGCCACAAGTCTACGAGGGCGCAAGCGAATATGTCATCACGGTTAGCGAATACCTGAGGCGGCAGTATCTTGACAGAGGCATTTCGGCGCGTCGCGTACGGACAGTGCCTACCGGCTTAGATGTCCGCAGTGCAAGTGAGAACGCTTGTGCTGGCCGTAGGCTTGGCGTTTGTGAAAGTGCCATCGTCGTGGGTAGTGTGGCCGATCATCCGGATGTCCAGAGTCTCTACCATCTCGTCGACGCCCTTGTTCCGCTGATGGAGGCAAATAAATTGGTACATCTGGTTCTGGTCGGATTTGACGAACATTTGCGAACCCAGTTGAACGTGCGCGCTCTGAACGCTGGCTTGGAAAACAGATTTCATTTCTCGGATCGTCCCCCGCATGTTGCTCAGCGGCTCTTTGCGTTTGACATATACGCGACTACACCAGAGGGCAGGGTGCCGGGCTCTACATTTGTTGAGGCTTCCGCATCCGGGATTCCGGTGGTCGCAACTGCAGTCGGGTGCATACCGGAGGTCATCGAGAATGGCGTTTCGGGATATGTTGTAAAACCTGCGGACAGGCTAATTCTCCGTTCAGTACTTGGAAAATTGATTGCGGACAGCGCTCTACGCAAGTGTCTTGCAAACGCTGCTCGCCAAAACTTTCAGAGCTTGGGGAGATTTGCCCCAGCCAGAATGGCTGAAGAGTTGGAAGGCGCGTATCTGGAATGGTTGCACACGCAGGAGAAAGAGGTCGGCGCATGCCGCTGGTATCGCGTTTGA
- a CDS encoding DUF3577 domain-containing protein — MAQANTPKYFDAHLRGLGYVRRVREVKPKKGAPFLSCSISIFHGEAQEGNADSLTWLNCDVKIVGKEAIKVMTEKLQEAANDSSRKVLASVTIGDPYIDTYKITTGTRAGQTGVVLKGRLLKIHMAKVDGVLVYQYVEPEASAEGVRTGTDGN, encoded by the coding sequence ATGGCTCAAGCAAACACCCCCAAGTACTTCGACGCCCACCTTCGTGGCCTCGGCTATGTCCGTCGCGTCCGCGAAGTTAAGCCCAAGAAAGGCGCGCCATTCCTGTCGTGCAGTATCAGCATCTTTCACGGTGAAGCGCAGGAAGGCAATGCGGATTCACTCACCTGGCTGAATTGCGACGTCAAGATTGTCGGCAAAGAGGCCATCAAGGTCATGACCGAAAAGCTTCAAGAAGCTGCGAACGACTCCAGCCGAAAGGTCTTGGCGTCCGTGACCATCGGCGATCCGTACATCGATACCTATAAGATCACGACCGGCACTCGTGCAGGTCAAACAGGAGTAGTCCTTAAGGGCCGCTTGCTGAAGATCCACATGGCGAAAGTCGATGGCGTGTTGGTCTATCAGTACGTTGAACCCGAAGCTTCGGCTGAAGGTGTTCGAACTGGCACGGACGGCAACTAA
- a CDS encoding ArnT family glycosyltransferase, whose product MQLKDKWFFGGLAGIVLARLYSMAVMPLVDTSEPRYAEIARLMAESGDWITPWFEPGVPFWGKPPLSFWSQALGILMLGGSEFAVRFPSFVAMAALAALLYRAADILAGRASARLATLVLASMLLPLAAAGAVLTDSFFALGVSYSMLAFLVAPTRSTLFWRYGFFVGLAIGLLSKGPLTFVLIGIAIVPWIAVHRQRLLYVTALPWFKGMLVTLALTVPWYVYAEAKTPGFLQYFLVGEHFLRFLDAGWKGDLYGTAHERPLGSIWAEWLLASFPWGWVGVLLAGWLIARPSRRERALQVWRLPLVGYLAMWTLASPVFFTFSGNILWTYVLPGLPAFALLFSIYAKEIFLVGQTPTLKRALIGVGALVPAAAIILGLVSLTAPTRFKTEKQLVAAATAQMTAGQKLYFVHSRPFSARFYSGGKAELIDLVGLNKLVFEQCESAFVAIPKGMEASINGGLRSRLAAIYKSRRYSLYKVEH is encoded by the coding sequence ATGCAGTTGAAGGATAAGTGGTTCTTCGGGGGCCTGGCGGGGATTGTGCTTGCGCGCCTCTATTCAATGGCGGTTATGCCGTTGGTTGACACGTCGGAACCGAGATATGCAGAGATAGCACGTCTAATGGCCGAGTCTGGCGACTGGATAACTCCCTGGTTTGAACCCGGGGTTCCATTCTGGGGGAAGCCTCCCCTGTCGTTCTGGAGTCAAGCGCTCGGAATACTAATGCTCGGGGGATCGGAATTTGCAGTTCGATTCCCCTCCTTTGTCGCTATGGCTGCACTGGCGGCATTGCTGTATCGCGCGGCTGACATCCTGGCCGGTCGTGCTTCCGCGCGCTTGGCGACGCTAGTTCTGGCTTCTATGCTTCTTCCGCTTGCCGCAGCTGGCGCGGTTTTGACGGATTCGTTCTTTGCGCTAGGGGTCTCCTATTCAATGTTGGCGTTCCTGGTTGCGCCGACAAGGTCGACGCTGTTCTGGCGCTACGGCTTCTTTGTAGGCTTGGCTATTGGGCTGCTTTCCAAAGGGCCTCTCACATTCGTCCTTATTGGTATCGCTATTGTTCCATGGATCGCGGTCCATCGACAGCGTTTGCTCTATGTGACGGCCCTCCCTTGGTTCAAGGGAATGCTGGTAACTCTTGCTCTGACCGTGCCATGGTACGTCTACGCAGAGGCGAAGACCCCTGGCTTCCTGCAGTACTTTTTGGTGGGTGAGCACTTTCTAAGGTTTTTAGACGCCGGCTGGAAGGGCGATTTGTATGGCACCGCTCATGAAAGACCGCTTGGCAGCATCTGGGCCGAGTGGTTATTGGCGTCTTTCCCGTGGGGATGGGTTGGAGTTCTCCTCGCGGGCTGGCTGATTGCTCGGCCATCACGCCGAGAAAGAGCTCTTCAGGTTTGGAGATTGCCGCTCGTCGGCTATCTGGCTATGTGGACTCTGGCCTCCCCTGTCTTCTTCACTTTCTCCGGAAACATACTATGGACGTATGTGCTGCCAGGCTTGCCCGCGTTCGCTTTGCTGTTCTCAATTTATGCGAAAGAAATTTTTCTTGTGGGCCAAACACCGACTCTGAAGCGTGCATTGATAGGTGTCGGGGCTCTAGTGCCGGCCGCAGCGATCATTCTCGGTCTTGTTTCCTTGACCGCTCCGACCAGGTTTAAGACTGAGAAGCAACTTGTAGCTGCAGCAACTGCGCAGATGACTGCCGGCCAGAAACTCTACTTTGTGCATAGTCGTCCATTCTCGGCGCGCTTCTATTCAGGCGGAAAGGCAGAACTCATTGATTTGGTCGGGTTGAATAAGCTTGTTTTCGAGCAATGCGAGTCTGCATTTGTGGCAATTCCAAAGGGGATGGAAGCGTCCATCAACGGGGGCTTGCGGTCCAGGCTCGCGGCAATCTATAAAAGTCGTCGGTACTCGCTCTACAAGGTAGAGCACTGA
- a CDS encoding patatin, protein MTTLSKFIVTFEIPHIHSIKIGVEASNVGTALQLAESAFNSGSLWETRSSHKLLHDDFHDDGEAMERYVEQLDGAPFPLPDATVHELELQTRARSLLDFCRIVCDAAPSLEEQIVDLDRLFEVRLSARSIQHIRDLLPHLTAV, encoded by the coding sequence ATGACAACGCTTTCCAAATTCATCGTCACTTTCGAAATTCCTCATATACATAGCATCAAGATCGGCGTGGAAGCATCGAACGTTGGTACTGCCCTCCAATTGGCGGAATCGGCGTTCAACTCCGGTTCTCTATGGGAGACACGCAGTTCCCACAAGCTCCTCCACGACGACTTCCACGACGATGGCGAAGCTATGGAACGGTACGTTGAGCAGTTGGACGGCGCGCCGTTTCCGCTTCCTGACGCCACCGTCCACGAGCTGGAACTACAAACTCGTGCGCGAAGCCTCTTGGACTTCTGCCGCATTGTGTGCGACGCAGCCCCGTCGCTGGAGGAGCAAATCGTAGACCTTGATCGGTTGTTCGAGGTACGCCTTTCCGCTCGATCCATTCAACACATCCGCGACCTGCTGCCGCACCTTACAGCGGTCTAG